TACGGCGACCCCATGAAGCCGTGGATCAGACACAGCGTGGGGCGCGGACCGTCGGGGTGGCGCCAGTGTTGCGCATGCACCACGTTGTTGCGCTCGTAGCTGCGGCAGCGGTCGCGCAGCGCGGGGTTGACCGCCTCGAAGCTGCTGGCGAACCGGATGTTGTACACGTGGCCGCCGGCGATGCGTTCGGCGATCGGGTTGGCCGGCCGCGACGACACCCGCGGCGGGGTCCGCGGCGCCGGGAACGACGCGGTGGGGTCCTGCGTCGCGGCGAGTTCGGCGTAGAACCGCAGCTGCTCCCGTTCGTCGCGAGACCGGTTGCCGCGCAGCCCCGGAACCACGGCCGGCAGCATGCCGGGCAGCATGGTGGCGGCCAGCAGCGATGCGATCGAGGTGCGCAGCGCGATGTCCGCCACCGCCGAGGAGTCCACGATCAGCCGCTGCCACAGCGTCAGCTCCGCGCGCCGGGGCAGTCCCCGCGCGGTGGCGTCGGCGCCCGGGACGTCCGGCACCGGGATGGGCGGCTCCACCGGGGTGGAGTCCGAACTGGTCATCCCGCGATGGTAACCGCGCCGATCGGGCCCGGACCGCAGGCGGGCCGTTGCCGGCGTGCTGCCGGCCCGGTGCTGCGAGACTGGCGGGGTGACCCCGATCCCCGATCGCGACGAGCTGCTGGAAGGCTGTGAGCGCGAGCCGATCCACGTCCCGGGCGCGGTCCAGCCGCACGGCTGCCTGTTCGCGTTCCGGCACGGGGTGGCGGTCACGGTGTGCGCCGACCGGGCCGAGGCGCTCGGGCGCGGCCCCGAGGAGGTGTTCGGCGCGGCGGGGGCCGCGGAGATCGAGCGGGCCCCGGCCCGCCAGCCGTTGACGATCCGGACCGCCGACGGCGCCGAACTCGACGTGACCAGCCACCTCGTCGGCGACATCCGGGTGGTCGAGGTCGAACCACCCAGCGACGTCGACCTCAACACCCGCTACGGGCTGCTCGAACAGATGCGCGCGCTGCAGGCCGCCACCACGCTCGCCGCGCTGCTGGACGCCACCGCGGGCGCGGTGCGCAGCCTCACCGGGTTCGACCGGGTGATGATCTACCGGTTCGACCCCGAGTGGAACGGGGAGGTGGTCGCCGAGGCGCGCGAACCCGACCTCGACCCGTTCCTCGGCCTGCGCTACCCGGCGTCCGACATCCCGCCGCAGGCGCGGGCGCTGTATCTGCGCAACCCGATCCGGCTGATCCCGGCGGTCGACCACGAACCGGTTCCGCTGGTGGCCGCCGCCGGCGCGGTCGGCCCGGCCCTGGACCTCAGCGACGCGACGCTGCGGGCGGTGTCGCCTGTGCACCTGGAGTACCTGCGCAACATGGGGGTGGCCGCCTCGATGTCGGCGGCGCTGACCGTCGACGGCGCGCTGTGGGGGTTGATCGCCTGCCACCACTACCGCGCGCCGCGCCGGCCGTCGCAGCGCACCCGCGCCGGTGTGGAGGTCCTCGCCAAGACCGCGTCGGCGCTGCTGGCCCAGTTCCAGGCCGCGGCCGCCGCCACCGAACGCGTCGACCTGCTGCTGCGCATCGAGCAGATCGGCAGCCGGCTGGCCGAGTCCGACGCCGACCCGCTGGCAACCCTGACCGATCCGGGAACGACGCTCGCCGAGGTCGTCGCGGCCGACGGCGCCGCCACCTGGCGACCCGGCGAGGTGCGGACCGCCGGGCGGTGCCCGCCGGGCGAGGTGATCGACGCGCTGGGCCGCCGGCTGGCCGAGCGCGGGGCCGACGGGCTGGTCACCGATCACGCCGGCGCCGACGAGGACTGCGCCGCGGCCGGCGTCGCCGACCACGCGGCCGGTGTGCTGGCGGTGCCGGTGCCCGAGGCGGCCGCGTGGCTGCTGTGGTTCCGCGACGAGCAGATCCGGTCGGTGCGCTGGGGCGGCGACCCGCACCACAAGGAGCTGCGGCGAGATCCGACCGGCGGGGTGCGGCTGGGACCGCGGCGTTCGTTCGCCGAGTACGTCGAACTGGTGCGCGGCACGTCACGGCCCTGGACACCGGCGCAGGTCGAGGTGGCGAACCTGCTCGGCCGGCGGGTGGGCGACGGCATCGAGCGGCAGCTGCGCCGGGACCGCCGGCTGGCCGAGGCGCTGCAGCAGGCGGTGCTGCTGGCCGAACTGCCCCAGGTGCCCGGGGCCGAGCTCGGTGTGGTCTACGAGCCGGCCACCCGGTTCGGGGTGGGCGGCGACTGGTACGACGTGATCTTCCTGCCCGACGGGCGGGCCGTGCTGGTGCTGGGTGACGTCGCGGGGCACGGGTTCGCGGTCGCGGCCACCATGTCGCAGCTGCGGCATGCGCTGCGCGCCTACGTGGTCCGCTCCGGCGACATCGGCGCCGCGCTCGGAGAGCTCAACGAGCTGGTGCGCACCCTGCTGCCCGGCGAGATGGCCACCGCGCTGGTCGCCGCGTTCGACCCCGCCCGCGCCGGTGTCGAACTGCTCAACGCCGGTCACCTGCCGCCGGTGATCGTCCGCGGCGCGGCGGCGGCGCTGGTCGAGCTGCCCCGTCACCCCGCGCTCGGGGTCGGGCGGCAGGTGACGTTCCGGCCGCAGGCCGTCGGCCTCGACCCGGACGCCACCCTGGTGCTCTACACCGACGGGCTGATCGAGCGCCGCGGGGTGGACATCGACACGCGGCTGGGCGCGCTGGTGGCGGCCGCCGCGGCGATCGGTGCCGACACCGAGCCGCAGCGGGTGTGCGAGCTGCTGCGCGACGCCCTGCGCGACGACGCACGCACCGACGACGCCACCGTGTTCGCGCTGCGCCGCACCGAGTGACGGCCGAGAGCTCCGGGCGCGACACTGGCGGGGTGTGGAACCCGGACGCGTATCTGAGCTTCGCCGACGACCGCGGGCGGCCGTTTCACGAACTGCTGGCCCGGGTCGGCGCGGTCACACCCCGGCGGGTGGTCGACCTCGGCTGCGGGCCCGGGAACCTGACCGCGACGTTGGCGCGGCGGTGGCCGGCCGCGGCGATCGAGGCGTGGGACAGCTCGCCGCAGATGGTGGCTGCCGCCCGGCAGCGCGGCATCGCGGCGCACCTGGGCGATGTGCGCGACTGGACCCCGCGGCCCGACATCGACGTGGTGGTCAGCAACGCCACCCTGCACTGGGTGCCCGACCATGCGGCGCTGCTGACCCGCTGGGTGCGCGAGCTGCCGGCCGGGGCGTGGCTCGCGGTCGGTGTTCCGGGCAACTTCGACGCGCCGTCGCACCGCGCCGTGCGCGAGCTGGTCGCCTCGCGCACATGGGCTGATGCGTTGGCGGACACCGCTTTCGGCGCTCTGCCGGTCGACGGTGCGACCGGCTACGCCGAGTTGCTCGCCGACGCCGGCTGCCGGGTCGACGCCTGGGAGACCACCTACGTGCACGTGCTCGCCGGCGAGCACGCGGTGCTGCGCTGGCTGTCCGGCACCACGCTGCGGCCGGTGCGTGAGCGGCTCGACGACGACGGCTGGCAGCGGTTCCGGCGTGACCTGATCCCGCTGCTGGATGCGGCCTACCCGCCCCGCGCGGACGGCACCACGCTGTTCCCGTTCCGGCGGATCTTCGTTGTCGCGCAGGTCTGATCCGCTACCGGGCCCCCGCCCAGCGACAGCGCGCCCACCACCCACATCGCGGCCTTGCTGTCGCCGGCCGGATCGGTGACGCTCAACCGAACCCGTACTCGTCGCAAGAAACCCGCGACGATGGTGGGCAGGAAGAACCCGACCGCGCAGCGCCCGTAGGTGATGGCGAAGGAGATGACCGCCGGCGCGAGGATCCGCGGGTGGGTCAGCGCCTTCGTCAGCGGCCAATGGCCGAGCGCCTCGGCCTTCGCCCGTTCATCATCCAACGTCCTTCTCAGCCAATGCTTTTCGTCGTCGTTCAGCCGGGCCGGCCAGGTTCGGGCCGTCGGCCCGGGTCAGGTGGGCAGGCCAAGCCGGGCGGCGTCGGCGCGGTAGCGCTCCACCCATTCGTCGGAGCGCTGATCGGCCTGGCGTTGCAGCACCGGCGGCGGTGCCAGCCGCGGATCCTGGCCGAGTGCCTCCAAGATGGTGCCCACGATCGAGGTGAGGTTGCGCCACAGAACCGGATACGGCACGTCCATCGGCTCGATGCCCTCCTCGGCGAACCACTTGCGCCAGCCCTGCTCCTGCTCGCGCAGCATCTTGACCACATGGGCGATGGCGCCGGCGTGGTACTGGGCGCGGGCGTCGCGGATCGGGTCGGGCCGGCCCCGCCACACCCGGGTCTGCACCGCCCGCCAGAACGACACCGCCTGCGAGACCACATCGGGCCGGTACACGTGGATCAGCAGCGGGTCGCTGCCGATCACATCGCGGATCGCCGACATCAGGTCGGCGCCGGACCGGTCCGGCAGCCCGGCGGCGCGCTGCAGCAGCAGCGGCGTCTGATTCCAC
The window above is part of the Mycolicibacterium hassiacum DSM 44199 genome. Proteins encoded here:
- a CDS encoding SpoIIE family protein phosphatase, with the translated sequence MTPIPDRDELLEGCEREPIHVPGAVQPHGCLFAFRHGVAVTVCADRAEALGRGPEEVFGAAGAAEIERAPARQPLTIRTADGAELDVTSHLVGDIRVVEVEPPSDVDLNTRYGLLEQMRALQAATTLAALLDATAGAVRSLTGFDRVMIYRFDPEWNGEVVAEAREPDLDPFLGLRYPASDIPPQARALYLRNPIRLIPAVDHEPVPLVAAAGAVGPALDLSDATLRAVSPVHLEYLRNMGVAASMSAALTVDGALWGLIACHHYRAPRRPSQRTRAGVEVLAKTASALLAQFQAAAAATERVDLLLRIEQIGSRLAESDADPLATLTDPGTTLAEVVAADGAATWRPGEVRTAGRCPPGEVIDALGRRLAERGADGLVTDHAGADEDCAAAGVADHAAGVLAVPVPEAAAWLLWFRDEQIRSVRWGGDPHHKELRRDPTGGVRLGPRRSFAEYVELVRGTSRPWTPAQVEVANLLGRRVGDGIERQLRRDRRLAEALQQAVLLAELPQVPGAELGVVYEPATRFGVGGDWYDVIFLPDGRAVLVLGDVAGHGFAVAATMSQLRHALRAYVVRSGDIGAALGELNELVRTLLPGEMATALVAAFDPARAGVELLNAGHLPPVIVRGAAAALVELPRHPALGVGRQVTFRPQAVGLDPDATLVLYTDGLIERRGVDIDTRLGALVAAAAAIGADTEPQRVCELLRDALRDDARTDDATVFALRRTE
- a CDS encoding trans-aconitate 2-methyltransferase; protein product: MWNPDAYLSFADDRGRPFHELLARVGAVTPRRVVDLGCGPGNLTATLARRWPAAAIEAWDSSPQMVAAARQRGIAAHLGDVRDWTPRPDIDVVVSNATLHWVPDHAALLTRWVRELPAGAWLAVGVPGNFDAPSHRAVRELVASRTWADALADTAFGALPVDGATGYAELLADAGCRVDAWETTYVHVLAGEHAVLRWLSGTTLRPVRERLDDDGWQRFRRDLIPLLDAAYPPRADGTTLFPFRRIFVVAQV
- the stf0 gene encoding trehalose 2-sulfotransferase, which codes for MPSHPTAYLVLASQRSGSTLLVETLRATGVAGEPGEFFQYLPHTSMSPQPREWFAGVEDESILRLLDPLIEGKPDLAPPEIWRDYIRTVGRTPNGIWGGKLMWNQTPLLLQRAAGLPDRSGADLMSAIRDVIGSDPLLIHVYRPDVVSQAVSFWRAVQTRVWRGRPDPIRDARAQYHAGAIAHVVKMLREQEQGWRKWFAEEGIEPMDVPYPVLWRNLTSIVGTILEALGQDPRLAPPPVLQRQADQRSDEWVERYRADAARLGLPT